The DNA region ATTGCGAAGTCGTCGGCGTAGCGGTCGAGGAAGCGCTGCGGCGGGTGGTAGGGGTGGTGGGGGTCGCCGTAGTGCGCGTAGAGGAAGAACGGCTCGTCCTCGTCGGCGTACGAGCCGAGCTGCCGTTTCGCGATCTCGTTCATGAGGTAGCTCGTGCCGTGCTTTCTGGTGTCGGTCGTGAACCCGGGGCCGTGTCGCCGGCAGTTGAGAGCGTACTTCGCGAGAATCTTCGGGCCGGCGGCCTCCAACAGCGTGTCCGCGCTCAGCCACGTGAACTCGTCGAACCCGCGGTCGAGGCCGGTCGCGGAGCTCAGGTGGGAGTTCGGCGAGAGGCACGCGGTCCGGTAGCCCTGCTCGGTGAGGCGTTCGGGGATCGTGTCGAGTTCGTCGGGGATGACGTCGTTTTCCATCCCCGCGCCGTGATGTGTGGGGACGGTCCCGGTGAGGATCGACGCGCTCGACGCGAGCGTCCAGACGCCGTGGGTGTGACAGTCCCCGAACGCCCGGCCGTCGCGGGTCCCGGCGATCCGCGCGAGATTCGGCGTGGTGTCGCGCGAGTAGCCGTCGAGCGAGGTGTGATCCATCCGGGTGCTTTCGAGAGTGATCCAGACGATGTTCGGCCGGTCCATACCGATTCCATCCGCCAATCCGGTTTAGGCGTCACGGTCCGTTCCCCCATCGCGCTCTTCGCGGCACTCGTTGAGTCGCTCGCGATCTGGCGCTCGACTCGTTCGGCGTTTCGGCTCGACGACGTGGGTTCGACTCCCGATCGTCGGCGGCCACCGACCACCGCAGCCGATGGCGAGAAGTCGATGGTGATAAAGGGAGCCGGTGCGGTAGAAGGCACAACGACCGCCCGCGCGATCCTCCACAGATGAGCACGCTCACCACCTCCGACACGCCGGCCTTCCGGGGACAGAAGATCGCCCTCGCCGTCGGGTATCTCGCACTCGCCGGGGCCGTGCTGTACGCCTACGGCGCGCCGACCACGGGCTACGAGATCTCGATCTACACCCAGGGAACCCCGATCGGCTACTGGCTCGGGTTCGCGGTCGCGATCACGATCGCGATCGGGGTCACGCTGTACGCGCCCGAGGGGTATCTCAGTCTCGCGGGGCTCGCGCTCGGCGGCGGCGCGCTCCTCTCGCTCGCCGGCCTCCCGATCCTCCGGAACTACTACTTCTACGGGACGGGGGACGCGCTGACACACCTCGGCTGGACGAAGGACCTCTTCGAGGGCGTGTTGAGTGCGTTCGGGCTGTTCTACCCCGGTCTCCACACCACCTCGCTGTTCATGAGCGGCGTCGCTGGCGTGGCCATCCCGCGCTCGATGCTGCTGGTGGTGCTCGCCTACGTCCTCGCGTACATCGTGTTCGTCCCGCTGTGTGTCCGCTCGATGACCAGCCACCGGGGCGCGATGCTGCTCGGCGGGCTCGCGGCCTTCCTCCTCCTCCCGATCAACCACCTCGGGATGAACTACATGACGCCCCACCCGATCACCGACTCCGTCCTGCTGAGCCCGGTCGTGATCTACTTCCTCATCAACTACCTCACGAGCCCGGCGGACGTCTTCGAGAGTCGGTTCCCGATCCCGGCGCTGACAGGGTTGTTCGCGGTCGTGCTGGGGGCCTCGGTGCTCTATCACCCACAGCAGGCCGCGAACCTCATCATCCTCTTCATCACGATCTCGGCCGTGCAGTTCGTCTACCGGTCGGTGCGTCCGGACAGCCGGATCGCCGATCACAAGACGCTCTACGGCCCCACGATGTTCCTCATCGGGTCGTTCATGCTCTGGTCGGTCGGCCGGGGTCGGTACGAGCAGTCGGTCGACGCCGTGCTCCGCGAGCTGCTGAGCTTCCTCAGGGGAGGCACGGGGGCTGGCGGGGCGGTCGCCAGCCGACAGAACTCGCTGACCGAGATCGGCGCGAGCGTCGTCGAGGTGTTCCTCAAACTGTTCTCGGTGAGCGCGATCTTCGCGACGCTCGCCGGCCTGTTGATGCTCACGAGCCTGTTCGGCCGGCTGCGTGACACCCCCGACACCGACGCCCTCGTCCGGTACTTCACCGTGGGCCTCGTGGTGTTGTTCCCCTACTCGCTGGTCTTCTTCGTCGGGAGCGTCTCGAAACTGTTCTTCCGCAACGTCGGGTTCATGATGGTGTTCGCCACCATTTTGGGGTCGATCGCGCTCTACCGGTACGTCTCCGGACTCTCGGAGTTCGTCCCCGAGGTCGGGGTTCGCGGTGCGATCGCGGTCGTGGTCGTGATGATGGTCGCGCTCTCGGCGATCGTCGTGTTCCCCTCGCCGTACATCTACCAGCCGAACCAGCAGGTGACCGAGGGCCAGATCCAGGGCTACGAGTACGCCTTCGACCATCAGGCGGCGGGCGTGGCGATGTACGGGCTGCGCTCGGGCCCGTGGCGGTTCAGCCACGGGGTCGAGGGCGTCGAGGGCAACCCGATCCAGCAGAACCAGCGCGGCATCGCCGAGGCGAACCTCTCGGCGCTCGCCGGTGACAGCGAGGAGGACCGGTACGTCGGCATCACCGACGGGATCCGCCAGCGCGAGAGCGAGGTCTATCGCGGCCTGCGGTACAGCCGCGCGAACATCAGCACGCTCGACACCCAGCCGGGCGTCCACCACGTCCAGTCGAACGGCGAGTTCGACCTCTACTTCGTGCCCGGCGAGCGCACGGTCGCGGCGAACGCGACGGCGAACACGACTGCCGGATGACCGACCTCGCCGAACGGAGCTACAACGCGGTCCGGCGGCCAGCGGGGTTCGAGAACGCGTCCGGCTGCGGGCGAATGAAAACGGTAATGGCGGTCACGCGAGGAGCCTGCACCAGTATGACTCAGCCATGACCGGGGCATTACCGGAACGGGCGTTCGTCCTCGGCCTCGACGGCGTGCCGTTCGACCGGCTGCGCGCGTGGGCCGACGCGGGCGAACTCCCGAACGTCGCGGCGCTGTTCGAGGAGGGGGCCGCGGGCCCGCTCGAGAGCACGCGGCCCGCGAACACCGCCCTCGCGTGGCCCTCGATCGCCACCGGCGTCGGGCCCGGCAAACACGGCGTCTACTCGTTTTACGGGCTCACGCCTGACTACCGACACGAGGTCAACACCAGCGCGGACGTCGACCGGCCGGCGCTGTGGGACCTGCTCTCGCCCGCGATCGTGGCGAACACGCCGATGACCTACCCCGCGAGCGAGATCGACGGCACGATGGTCACCGGGATGATGACGCCCTCGCGCGAGGACGGGTTCACCCACCCGCCCGAACTCGCCAAGGAGATCGAACGCCGGGTCCCCGAGTACGAGATCGGTCTCGACTGGCAGGAGTACGTGGGCAACGACGAGGCGTTCGCCGCCGACCTCGATTCGCTCGTCGATTCGCGCACCGACCTCCTCCACCTGTTGATGGAGACCGACGACTGGCGGCTGTTTTTCTTCACCTACACGGCCCCCGATCGGCTCCAGCACCTGCTGTGGGAGGAGGAGGCCCTCCTCGATCACTACCGCCAGCTCGACGGCGTGATCGGCGACGCCCGCGAGTACGCCGCCGAGAACGACGCGACGCTGTTCGTCGTCTCGGATCACGGGTTCGGGCCGGTTGCGAAGCAGGTCAACATCAACACCCTGTTCGCGCGCGAGGGGTACCTGACGCCGAAAGCGGACACCGCGGCGCGGGGGACGCTCTCGCGGCTCGGCGTGGACAAATCCAGCGTGCTCGGCGCGCTCTCGAAGGTCGGGATCGACGAGCACACCATCGTGGACCGCCTCCCGGAGGCGATCGTCGACGCCGCCGCAACGCAGATCCCCGGCGGCCACGAGCTGTACGACGTGGACTACCGCCGGACGAAGGCCTTCTTCCACGGGTACGGCAACGTCTTCGTCAACGACACCGAGCGCTTCGACGAGGGGATCGTCGCCCCGCGCGACGTCCCGGCGCTCAAAGCCGATCTGACCGAGCTCCTCTCGTCGCTCACCGATCCCGAGACCGGCGACCGAGTGCTCGACGTGTACGACGGTGACGACGAGTTCCCGACCGACGACGGCTCGCCGGATCTCGTGGTCGCGGGCCGGGAGGGCTACCACGTGAAGGGCACGCTCGCCGAGTCGGTGTTCGCCGATCCGGGCGTCCACGTCGCCGAGCACCGGCCCGAGGGGATCCTCCTCGCCGCCGGCCCCGACGTGGAGCCAGGGAGCGCGCCGACCGACGCGAGCGTCGTCGACGTCGCGCCGACGGTGCTCCACAGCGTCGGCGACCCGGTGCCAGCGGACGCTGACGGCCGCGTCCTCGACGAGATCTTCGCTCCCGACTCCCCGACGGCGAAGCGCGAGGTGGCGACCGTCGAGGCCGCGAGCGCCGGCACCGCATCCGCCGCGACCGACGGCGACTTCGGCGACGTCGAGGACCGACTCCGCGGCCTCGGGTACATGGAGTGATCGATGCGCGACACCCAGCTCCTGATCGTCGGCCGCCACGGACCCGGCGGGATCGGCCAGTACATCAGCGAACAGCGCCGCCACCTCGCGGGCGAGATGCGCGTCGATTCGCACAAGAGCGGTGCGTTTTCGACCGACGGGCTTCTCGTATTCGTTCGGTCGGTGCTCACCATCATCTGGTACGCACTCACGTACACCGTGCGATCCCCACCCGACATCGTCCACGTCCACTCCTCACACCGGTTCTCGTTCTATCGCGCGGGCTACTACGCCCTGTTCGCGAGGTACGTCTGGGGCTGTCCCGTCGTGTTCCACGTCCACGGCTCCTCGTTCGACGTGTTCGTCTCGACCGCGTCCTGGCCGGTCCGACGCTATCAGGCGCTGGTGTTCGACGCCGCCGACGAGATCGTGGTGCTCTCGGAGTACTGGAAGGACACGCTCTCCGAGCACACCGACGCCGAGAAGCTCACCGTGATCCCGAACGCGGTCGACGTCGGCGACTACACCCCCGCGTTCGACGGCGGGGCACCACACGTGGTGTCGGTCTCGAACCAGATCCCGCGCAAGGGCGTCGTCGAACTCGCGACCGCGATCGACGATCTCGTGGATCGTGGCCTCGACTTCCGGGTGACGATCGCCGGCAAGGGACCGCTCTCCCGGTACGCCGAGACGCTCGCGGCGACCCACGACGAGGTCGAGTACCTCGGCTACGTCTCGGAGGCGAAGAAACAGCGACTCCTCGGCTCCGGATCGATCTTCGTGCTCCCGGCGTACGCCGAGGGGTTGCCGATCGCGATGCTCGAAGCGATGGCCGCGGGCAACGCCATCGTCGCGACCACCGTCGGCGCGATTCCGGAGGTCATCGGCGAGGACAACGGCCTCCTCGTCGCGCCGCGCGACCCCGACGACCTCGCCGACGCGCTCGCCGAACTCGTCGCCGACCCCGATCGAGTGGCCGCGATGGGCGAACGGAACCGTGCGGCGGCGGTGGAGCGGTACGCGTGGTCGACGGTGACCGAGGAGCTCCTCGCGACGTACGAACAGCATCTCGACGTCGGCGAACGCGCCCGGCCGTAATTTGCCGGCCGCGACGTCCTCGACGACCACAAGAGCGAAGCCGCCTCCCCGAGAGTGTGAGGCATGACCGGCCCACCATCACGAGCGACGCGGGGGAGCGACTGAGCGATGCACGTCTGCTTGCTGCTCGCGGGCACGTTCCCGCCGGACGAACGAACCCGGAGTCACGCTGCTGCGCTCCGCGAGGCGGGTCACACGGTCTCCGTCGTGTGTCGCGGCGGGCCTCGCGAGGCCGAACACGAGACGATCGACCAGATCGACGTGCGACGAGTGTCCGACGAGACGCTGTACGCCGGCGTTCGGGGAACGATCGATGGCGCGCAGTACGCCCTTCGAGCGATCCAGCCCGCGTGGCTGCGCGCCATCGATGCGATCGACGAGGAGCGCGCGATCGACGCCTGCTGCGTGATGGACCTCCGCCTCGTGAGGACCGGGCTGCGGGCCGGTGGAGCCCACGACGTGTCGGTGGTCGCCGACCTGCCCGGAAACGCGCCAGCGCTCGAACGGCGACGCAACCGAGCGGAGGGGTGGGGCGACCGACTCCGAAGTCCTCGAACGCTCGCCCGCCGGCTGTTCCTCTCGCCGTGGCGGCTGGGCCGACTCGAAACCGGGCCGCTCGGCGACGTCGATCGGCTCGTGACGTCCTGCGAGGAGGCCCGCGCACGCTACGTCCGTGAGGTGGGGATCGACCCCGAGCGCGTGGCGGTCGTCCGCGACACCGCCGCGGACCCGAACGCGCCGATCGAGATCGACGACCACGGCCTCGGCTTCGATCCCGACGTGACGTTCGTGGTCACCGCGTTCGTAGGCGAGGGTCCCGATTACGACCTCGAAACGCTCGTCGCGGCGGCCGCGCGGGCGGCGGACGAGGCCGTGAGCCTCCATCTGGTGCTCGTCGGCGACCTCGATCCGGAGACCGCGGACGCCCTCGAAACCCAGGCCCGGCGCGCGGTGGCGGGCGGCCGGCTCACCTTCCGGACGGCGACCGATCCGGACCGCGTTCCCGTGTACGTCGCCGCGAGCGACGTCTGCGTGTTCCCCGCTCGCCCGTCGGCAGTCACCGAGACGGCGATCCCGTCGACGGCCTTCCGCGCGATGGCGATGGGCGTTCCAGTGATCGCGACCGATGTCGGGCCCACGTCGCGGATCGTCCGTCGGACGAACGCCGGACGCGTGGTGCCCGTCGGGGATCACGAGGCGCTCACCGCGGCCCTGGTCGCGCTCGCCGACTCCGACACCGCCGCCGAGTACCGATCGAGCGGGCGACGCGCGGTCGAATCCCGGTATCACCGCGAGCGCGACGCCGCGCGTCTCGCGTCGCTCTACGAGTCGCTCTCGCGGGCCGAACTCGGTAGTGGTGATCTCGTCGGTGATCTCAGAGCGGTCCGTCGAGGAGGTTCGACAGCGCCATGACGTACGAGCCGATCTCGTAGGAGCCTTTGTACATCTGGTCGTCGACGTCGAGCCGGTCGTCGACGGTCAGGAATCGCATCGGGACGCCGACCCCCGAGAGATCGACGAGATCGCCGCGCGAACTGTCGCCGTAGATCCACGACATCGCACGCCGGACCGTGCGATCGTAGTCGCGTTCGCCGCCCGCGCGGTAGTAGTGTGCGACCGCGTTGACGAAGAACGTCTGGTGGCACTCGTAGAGGAAATCCCAGTGGGGCGGCCGGAAACCGAGGCGTTTGGTCGTTCCTCGCCGGACGCGCCGGGGCAGCGAGACGTCCTCCCAGACGAACGCGCCGTCGTCGCGCATCCGGTGCTCGATGGTGTAGTCGAGCACGCGCTCGACGCCGTCGAGGTAGCCCGTCTGGCCGGTGATCTCGGCGGCGCGCGCGAACCCCCAGCAGGCGTACATCTGGTTCTGGTGGCGGCGGGTGGTGTGGTTGTCGAACGCGAACAGTCCCTCGGGAACGAGACGGTCGTTCATCGTCCAGAGGGCGTCCGAGAGGGCGTCGCGGATCTCCGGATCGGGGTCGCGCTCGTAGAGATACGACCAGCCGTAGGCGAGGAGACTGTCCTCGGCGTGGGTGAAGTCGAAGCGTTCGCGCGCGTGTTCGAACAGCCGGCGGGCGATCCGTTCGTTCTCGTCGTCGAAGACGTCGGCGGCGAGCGCGAACGCACAGGTCAGTGGGCCGATGCCGTAGCTCGGCATCTCGTCGAGCGCCCCTCCCTCGATCCGCCCGACGACGTATTCGAGCGCGCGCTCGATCTTCGCGTCGTACGCTTCGGTGGCGAGGGCCGATGTCCGCCACTGCATCGTCCCCATCAGCGCGAACGGGGCGTACCGCCACAGTTCGCGGTCGTCCGGCGTCCACGAGAACGTCGGCTCCCCTGTCTCCCCACCGGTGATCTCGTAATCCAGCGCCCGGAGGAGCTTCCCCTCGCTCTCGTCCCAGAACCCGTTTTCGTCGATCGGCCGGTACAGGCAGTCGAGCGCGCCATCGAGGTGTTCCCGATACTGATGTGGCTCGACCGCGAGCACGAGGTACGACGCGTCGTCCCACCGCTCGCGCGCGGTGAGGACGTCGCTCGCGCGCTCGCCGAGATCGACGAACGGTTCTTGATATCGATCCGGCAGCGTGCTCACCGCCATGTGGGCGTAGTAGGGGTACTGGAAGACGAGTTCGTAGTCCGTGAGTCGCCAGCCCGGCGAGATCACGGAGAGCGCCTCCGCGGGCGTGTAGTACCGGTTGAGCCGCCAGCTGGCGGCGGCGTACGGCGACCGCGGTGTCGGCACCGAGAAGACGAACCGGCCGTCGGGCGCGAGCACTCGATCGACTTCCTCTGTGAGATCGTCGACCGCGAGGAACTTCCAGTCGTACGGGCCGATCGACACCGCGGCGTCGAACGTGCCGGCGTCGAACGGGAGTTGGGGTGATTCGGGGTCGGCGGTGCGGAACGCGTCGGCGGCGTCGCCGAGCACCTGCTCGGCGTACTCGCTCGCGGCGGGCGAGAAGTCCACCCGCGTCACCGATGCGTCGATCCCCTCGGTGACGCCGGCCTCGGAGGCGAGATCGAGCACGCGGTCGTTCGTGCCGAGGAGCTCAAGCGCGCGCCGGCGCTCGGCGGCGCGGAGGGCCTCGACGATCGGGCTGGCCGGCGGCTGGTTCACCCACCGCTTCAGACGTGCGTCGCGGGTCACTGCCGGCGAGTTCCCTTCCGGAGTACATTTAGCTGTTCCTTCGTTGCTCCCGACCATGTGCCCGCCACCCGACGACTCGTCCGCGGAGTCCGATTCGGACGCCCCGCTCGTCTCGGTCGTGATCCCTACCTACTACCGCAACGACCGCCTCGGCGGCGCGATCGAGAGCGTGCTCGATCAGGACCACCCCACCGAGATCATTGTCGTCGACGACTCCGGCGAGAGCCACGCCGCGCCGGTCGTCGCCGAGTACGACGTCACGTACCTCGAACTCGATCGAAATCGGGGATCGAACCCCGCGCGGACGGTGGGTGCGGAGCGCGCTTCTGGGGATTTCGTCCAGTTCCTCGACGACGACGACCGACTTTTACCTACCAAACTCGCCCGCCAGATCGCGCTGCTCGAACACACCGAGGCGGGGGTGGCGTACTGCGGGATGACCTTCGAGGGCGGCCGCACCGTGCTGCCCGATCCCGACGTGCGGGGGGACGTACTCGAACCCGCGCTCGCGTTCGAAATGTCGCCGTGTGTGACCTCCACGATGTTGATCGCGTGCGACGCCCTCGACGCGGTGTTGCCGCTCGCGGAGCGGCCAGGCGGCGACGACCTCGGCATGATGATCGATCTCGCGCGCCGGGCGACCTTCGAGTTCGTCGACGATTCCCTCGTGCGCCGGGGCGTGATCGACGACTCCCGCGGGAAGTCGCCGGGACTGATCCGCGGCCGCCTGGAGATCGTTCGGGAGTACGACGATCTCTACCGGGCGGCCTCGCCCGAGATACGGGCGGACGCGCTCGCCAACACCTACCGGCTGGAGGGCCGGATGCATCTGCGCGATAGCCGTTGGTCGGGCGCGGCCGTCCGGTCGTTCGCGCGGGCGTGCTATCACGCGCCGTCGCTCCGGACGGCAGTTCCGCTGGGCGCGTCGCTGTTCGGCCAACCCGGAATGGACGCGATGCAGCGGGTCTACCGTCTCGTTCGGTAGCCGACCGACGCCCCCTCCACGCTACTCGTCGAGCGACGCGCGCCAGTCCATCGCGGCGTCGCGGGCGCGGCGGGCACCCGCTAGCGCGCGCTGGCCGAGCACCGCGAACCCCATGATGAAGACGCTCTCGGCGGAGGGTTCGTACCCCATCGCGCGGCGCGCGTACCCGAACGCGTGGCGACGCTGGCCGCGTTCGAGCGCGACTCGCGCGCGCGCTCGACACTGCTTCTCGCGGAGCCGGCGCTCGATTTCGGGGTACCGTTCGATCTCGTCGCGGTACTTCCGCCAGATCAGTCCGTTGACCTCGATCCCGTGGGTGAGCTGTTGGGAGATGTTGTCGGTGTGGAAGATGCGTTCGACGAGACGCTCGTCGACCGCCGCAAATTTGTACTCCTTCGCCAGCCGGATGCAGTGATCCCAGTCAACCCCACGGGGAAAGTCGGGATCGAACCCGCCGAGGTCGAAGCACTCCGCGCGGAGCATGTGGCTCGAATGGGGATGGAGGCCGAAGCGCGCGATCACGTCGGGGTAGATGTCGCCCTCGCGATCGGGCCGGTAGACCCGGACGATCTTCTCGCCCTGGCGGACGACTCCGCCGGTGTAGATGACACCATAGTCCTCGCCGAGATCGGCGAAGGCGTCGAGCTGTTTTTCGACCTTCTCGGGATGCCAGCGGTCGTCGTCGTTGAGGACGCAGACGAACTCGCCGTCGGCCACCGCGGCCGCCCGGTTCATCGAGGTCGATATCCCGCGGTTCTCGTCGTTGTGACGGACGCGCACCCGGTCGTCGTCGGCGTAGGTGTCGAGCTCCGCCGCCGTGTCGTCGGTCGAGCCGTCGTTCACCACCACGACCTCGATCTCGTCGTGGGTCTGCTCCAGCACGGTGTCGACGGCTCCGGAGACGTACTCCGCGCGGTTGTACGTCGGGAGGACGGCGCTGACGAGCGTCATTGTCCCCTCCCAGTCCGTCGCCCGGCATAAGCGGCTTCGTTGCGGCGCGGCGGAGGACTGGCTGGCGAGAGTCGGGATTCCCTCACAGCGAGAATCACAGCCGACCACAAGAGCGAAAGCCGAGCGTCGAAAACCTCACTCGTGACGAGCCATCGACCACACACTCCGCCGTCTTCCATCTGACCATGCACATCTGTATGCTCCTCCCGGAGCGGTTCCCGCCGGACGTCCGGGTGGAAAAGGAGGCTGCCACGCTCCGCGCGGCCGGCCACGAGATCACGCTGCTCTGTCGTGGCGGGCCGGCCGAACCCACTTTCGAGCGGATCGACGGGATCGACGTTCAGCGGCTGCCCGTCGACGAGCTGTTCACCGGTCCACGGGGCCTCGTCGACGGCGCACGCTACGTCGCGACCGCCGTCCATCCGGTCTGGCGGCGGGAACTCGAAAAACTCGCCGACGAGGACCTGCCCGGCGGGTCGATCGACGCGATTCACGTCCACGATCTCCCGCTGGTGAAGACCGCGCTCGCGGTGGGCGAGAACCACGACGTGCCGGTGATCGCCGACCTCCACGAGAACTATCCCGAAGCGGTCCGCCAGATCCACCGGATGCGGGGCTGGCGCGAGATTGCGCGCGACCCTGAAGACCTGATCCAGCGGATATTCCTCTCGCCGACCCGACTCAAGCGCCTCGAACGCCACGCGGTCCGGAACGCCGAGCGCACGATCACGGTGTGTGAGGAGGCGCGCGCACACTACCTCCGGGACTGCGGTGCGGCTCCCGAACGGGTGACGATCGTCTCGAACACCGTCGATCTCGACGCGTTCGATCCCGACGCGACCGACTCCCCCACGGATCTCGACTTCGATCCCGACGACTCGTTCGTGATCTCCTACGTGGGAAATTTCACCGAACACCGCGGTCTCGACACGCTGATCGAGGGGGTCGCGCAACTCGCCAAAACCAGATCGGACGCGCAGTTGGTGCTCGTGGGGAAGGGCAACGAGGGCTACGTGACCGGTCTCGAACGCCTCGCGCGCTCGCTCGGGGTTCGGGATCGACTGACGCTCACGGGCTGGGTCGACTTCGACGACGTGCCCGGCTACATCGCCGCGAGCGACGTCTGCGCGGTCCCACACGCCGCAACGGCCCACACCGAGACCACCGTCCCGCACAAGCTCTTCCAGTACATGGCGATGGGCGTCCCGGTGCTGGCGACCGACGTCGCGCCGCTCGCACGGATCGTCTCACGGACGGGCTGTGGCCGCGTCGCGCCCGCCGGCGACGGCGCGGCGATTGGCAGGGCGCTGAACGAGCTCGCCGATCCCGACCGCGCGCGCGAGTGCGGGGAGAACGGTCGACGGGCGGTCGAACACCGGTACAGCTGGGCGCACGACGGCGCGCGTCTCCGTGCGATCTACGACGAGCTGTGATCGCGCCAGGGCTCGATCCACGGGTCGGCTCCCCGCAGTGCTCACTCGTCTGGTTCCCCGTCGGCGACCTCACGCCTGAGCGCGAAGACGCTGTTGTCGGCCGCGTCGACGACCTCCAGCCGGACTTCGTAGACTCCGCCGCTGCCTTCAGGTATCTCGAACGTTCCGTCGCCGACGGTGCTCTGTCCACCCGCGTCGAACCGACGCTGTGCGACGGTCGTGGCCTCGCCGTCGGGGTCGGCGACGATCGTCACCTGGATGCTCGCGAGATCGACGTCGGGATCGGTGACGTTCCACGCGACGGCGAAGCTGGCGTTCCCGCCGGCGGAGCGATCGGTGACGGTGAACGACTCGATCACCGGTGAGCGCCCGGTCGCGGTGGCGGTAGTCGTGTTCGCGCTGGCGGTCGCGTTCGCGGTGGTTCGGTTCGCCGTTCGCGTCGGCGTGCCTGGCGCCGTCGACTCCACCGTCGGTGTCGCCGTCGTCGTGACCGACGTCGGTTGACCTTGCCCCGTCGTGGCCGTTGCGTCGGTCGTCCGACGGTCGCGTGTCGTCTCCCCCGCCGTGTCGGCCAGGCTGCTCGTCTCGCCGGCGGTCGTCGTGCTCGTCGCGTTCCCGGATCCCGATCCGGGCGAGGAATCCCCGCCGAACAGATTCGTCGCCGCCCCGGTCACGAACGGCTGCAGCACGAAGACGGCGAACACGATGATGGCGAGCGAGAGCAACACCGCCGCGGCGATCCGCCTCGTGTCGGTTCCGTCGAGGAGGCCCGCCTCATCGCCGTGATCGGCGGACTCGCCGTTCTCGAAGACGAAGCCGCCGTACTCCTCCTCGCCGCTGTCGTCACCGTCGGGCATCGTATCGTGACTGTTCCATCACTCGGCCGGTTCTTGGTCTTTGCCCATCGTGGGGCCGACCGACCCGACGATGATCGTCCGACCGCCGAGGGGAACGCGAAAGGTCGAAGCGTCGAACTACGGGTACGACCGCTGGAGAACGACCTCGCCGCTCGCGTTCCTGACGGTCATGGTGTCCGCACCGTTCTCCCAGACTTCGTTCTCCTGCCCCCAGTAGAACTCGGTGTCGGTGTCGCTGCCGCTCCCGGTGTACAGCGTGAGTTCCGCGCCCGGTTCGAGCGTCACGCCGTCGGGGAACGTGTACGTCGTTCCGTCGGCGTCCGTCACCGTCCATCCCGAGAGGTCGAGCGGGGCGTCGCCGGTGTTGCCGTAGGTCACGAACTCGTCGTTCAGGTTCGCGGCGTCGTCGCCGCCCGCGTCCGCCTGGAGGGCGACGACCGAGAGCTGACCGGCGCTGTCCGTCCCGTCATCGCCGCCATCGCCACCGTCGTCGCCGCCACCGCCTGTCCCGACGACGAACTGCTTCGCGATCGGGAGCACCTGGTCCATCGAGCGCGCGGTGTTGAACGCGTCGGGCGACGGTCGCTGGAGGTTCAGGAGCTGGAAGTACGTCTGGTGTTCGGCCTCCACCGAATGAATGCTGAGTGCGGCCTTCAGCACGTCCTCGTCGTCGATCATCGGCGCGGCCCCGGCGTAGGCCGACACCCCGACGGCTTCGAGGCGGTCGGCGATCGCGACGAACTCCTCCATCGTCTCATAGGGGAACTCGTATGCGGCGGGCTCGACGGGCGTGCCGCCGAGTTTCTCGATGGTCTCCG from Halococcus agarilyticus includes:
- a CDS encoding glycosyltransferase family 2 protein — encoded protein: MCPPPDDSSAESDSDAPLVSVVIPTYYRNDRLGGAIESVLDQDHPTEIIVVDDSGESHAAPVVAEYDVTYLELDRNRGSNPARTVGAERASGDFVQFLDDDDRLLPTKLARQIALLEHTEAGVAYCGMTFEGGRTVLPDPDVRGDVLEPALAFEMSPCVTSTMLIACDALDAVLPLAERPGGDDLGMMIDLARRATFEFVDDSLVRRGVIDDSRGKSPGLIRGRLEIVREYDDLYRAASPEIRADALANTYRLEGRMHLRDSRWSGAAVRSFARACYHAPSLRTAVPLGASLFGQPGMDAMQRVYRLVR
- a CDS encoding glycosyltransferase family 2 protein, whose amino-acid sequence is MTLVSAVLPTYNRAEYVSGAVDTVLEQTHDEIEVVVVNDGSTDDTAAELDTYADDDRVRVRHNDENRGISTSMNRAAAVADGEFVCVLNDDDRWHPEKVEKQLDAFADLGEDYGVIYTGGVVRQGEKIVRVYRPDREGDIYPDVIARFGLHPHSSHMLRAECFDLGGFDPDFPRGVDWDHCIRLAKEYKFAAVDERLVERIFHTDNISQQLTHGIEVNGLIWRKYRDEIERYPEIERRLREKQCRARARVALERGQRRHAFGYARRAMGYEPSAESVFIMGFAVLGQRALAGARRARDAAMDWRASLDE
- a CDS encoding glycosyltransferase family 4 protein; this encodes MHICMLLPERFPPDVRVEKEAATLRAAGHEITLLCRGGPAEPTFERIDGIDVQRLPVDELFTGPRGLVDGARYVATAVHPVWRRELEKLADEDLPGGSIDAIHVHDLPLVKTALAVGENHDVPVIADLHENYPEAVRQIHRMRGWREIARDPEDLIQRIFLSPTRLKRLERHAVRNAERTITVCEEARAHYLRDCGAAPERVTIVSNTVDLDAFDPDATDSPTDLDFDPDDSFVISYVGNFTEHRGLDTLIEGVAQLAKTRSDAQLVLVGKGNEGYVTGLERLARSLGVRDRLTLTGWVDFDDVPGYIAASDVCAVPHAATAHTETTVPHKLFQYMAMGVPVLATDVAPLARIVSRTGCGRVAPAGDGAAIGRALNELADPDRARECGENGRRAVEHRYSWAHDGARLRAIYDEL
- a CDS encoding ferritin-like domain-containing protein, whose protein sequence is MDEPATRTGDGEQRSRRAFLGGTALVGGTLALSGIGSAANDSSDDANTTPSDVEILNYALTLEHLEYAFYEEFLANHTESEVENSAVAQYFARPTLRYSTYQQIEDVRDHEGAHVEALTETIEKLGGTPVEPAAYEFPYETMEEFVAIADRLEAVGVSAYAGAAPMIDDEDVLKAALSIHSVEAEHQTYFQLLNLQRPSPDAFNTARSMDQVLPIAKQFVVGTGGGGDDGGDGGDDGTDSAGQLSVVALQADAGGDDAANLNDEFVTYGNTGDAPLDLSGWTVTDADGTTYTFPDGVTLEPGAELTLYTGSGSDTDTEFYWGQENEVWENGADTMTVRNASGEVVLQRSYP